The sequence below is a genomic window from Proteus vulgaris.
ATTGGCATTATGGCTTTGGCTAAGTGCTAGTGTGCTTTTTTTATCATTAAGCTTACCACTGCTGATTATCAGCAGTGGTACTTTTATTAGCTTATTACTGTGGAATGCCTCTCGCTGGCGTTGGCGCTTTATTGCATGGTTGATGATCCCAATGGCAATAGGCTTATGGTTAGTTCATAGCGGTTGGCTTGCGTATTGGTTAACAGGTGGCATTTTAGATACCAGTAAACAAACTATGGCAATAACGCTATGGCTAAGATTATTAGCAATAATAAGCGGTGCTCAATTGTGGTTACAGTACACTTCAACCGAACAATTTATTAGAGCCTTATTTGCTAGCCGTCTACCTATGAGCCTTTCCTATTTATTAGCCGGCCCTTTGCTGCTTGTAGAACAATTACGCCAACAATTACACAATATAAGAGAAGCACAATTAGCGCGAGGTGTTCCTCTTGATGGTTCATTTTGGCAACGTCTAATAACATTGCCTGCCATTATCTTACCACTTATTAGCCATGTATTAAGTGACCTA
It includes:
- a CDS encoding energy-coupling factor transporter transmembrane component T, whose translation is MHPFTSLALWLWLSASVLFLSLSLPLLIISSGTFISLLLWNASRWRWRFIAWLMIPMAIGLWLVHSGWLAYWLTGGILDTSKQTMAITLWLRLLAIISGAQLWLQYTSTEQFIRALFASRLPMSLSYLLAGPLLLVEQLRQQLHNIREAQLARGVPLDGSFWQRLITLPAIILPLISHVLSDLTIRSAALDMRGFRIIAKRTTLSPPADTPLQEMLRHLILLLIFVEGAIWLWY